The genome window GTGTCGACACCCtgtcacacattaacacagctGCTGACTGGACAGTATGTGCTGCCTCTACatacatctgtatgtgtgtgtgtgtgtgtgtgtgtgtgtgtgtatagtacACAAACATGCGTGAACAGTCGTCACTGTTCACCTTGATGGCAGCTTTGCTCTCTGTTGTCGTTCTCTCAGCAGCTTCATGCCGTCGTCACCTGGAATGATTCTCAGGTAACAGAAGTTCATTGGTGGAATTTCTGTCCTCCTTAATGCGTTTGAAagcatcagttgtgttgtgcagaggtgGCAGTGGTATACAGTCAATAGCACATTCAGCTGCAGTAATAATCCATATTATGACAAAAAGCACTCAAATAAGTCAAGAGAAACAACATCCATCATCACTTTAAGACATGAAGGTCGACAGTCAGGAATCTGTCTGCAGGTGCAGTCCCAAAAACCATTAAAGGCTCTCATGAAGCTGGTTTTCATGAGGACTGATCCAGGACAGAAGACCAGGGGGTCCCTCTGCTGGTTCATCACAGTCAGCAGCTTCTGAAATCAGCACttgacagcagctcagattaaagctgcacagagttcaagcagcagacacatttcAACATCCGCTGATGGAGGAGACTGAGTGAATCAGGTCTTCATGGTCCAACTGCACACGCTGGGATGAATTAGAGAGAAGTGAGTGAATAAAGTTTATACAGACGCTGCtttacattcattcaaacacatcacatgaaGAAAGACAGGGACTCCCGTCAGGGACGAATCtgatctgacagcagcaacaaccacaAGAGTGAGAATTGAAGCTGATCATGTGGAggtctgcagcctctcctccttttcccttctgtgctcctgtgtgtcctcctccttttgtctcctgtctgtctgtccctgtctggTTTCCAGCCAGTGTCCGTCGAATCCTCTGTCTACCTGCGTTGTAACAACCAAGACCGAGAAGATGGCTCACCACCCTTTTGGCGGTTTGTCTGCGACTTGCCTTCCTCAccttctttgtgtgtctgtgctcatgcGCTAAACGCACACCTGTCGTCGTCTGCGCCCTGCCAGTCTGCTCTCACTGAACAAACCGGACCCGTCACTTCCTGGACTCAGTCTCTCTGGATTCTCTGCCTCATCTGGATTCACCTTTTACACATTCTTTGAATATCCATTAAACTGTTAACCTTCCATCAGTCCCCCgtcttctctgtctgaatgTGGTATTTTGGTCCTAAATACTCTGAAACCTAGAACAGATCCGACAGAATGTGAAGTGTTATGTCTGCATGGAACTAGGATTATTAAAAGGATGAGAAAAAGCAGGGaggttttatgtttttgtgaaaGTGTCAAAAGACGAAAGCCTTCAAGAAGCTTCATGAAAACCTGttggctgtgtttttgtcagagaATGAGAAGTCACTCAGTTCTCCTGGCTGTGACTCATTGAACTCTTTGTTAGGAAACAGAAACAACTCCATCTGGCAGAGATCACGTTTGAGTTTTACTCGTCTTCATACTTCTAAGTTTACAGCAATCTTATTCATTTTAtcagtcaacagaaaatatGTCTGTGAGGCCTCCTGAACACTGTTTTTAACATGAGGAATCTATTTTTCCAGTCACAAAATGTTGATACTGTGTGagtaaaatgttcactgactacatatttcctgtgttttctaaCTAAATATCAGCTGCTCGTGGCCCCAGCATAGATTCCCTGTGTTTAGTCACTCACAGCTCGGTAGAAACTTCACTCTTTCATAGAGGAAGTGGATAAAAATGACCCGGATCACAAACAATAACATACTCTCATCAGAATTCTGCATACATTCTGCATGTTGGCGTGACTTTACATCATGAACCAGGTCCAAAACTCAACATTTCCTCTGACTTTGACTGAAGCTGAATTCTGTGGTCAGCTATGCGCCCTGATGTTGCTTCTCTTCATTTCAGCAGCCTCACGTTCACGTCTGCACACAAGATGTCAGACATCTGACTCTTCATCAAGATACATCCTGACAGATCTGGGATCTGTGAAGTTAAATAAACTTCATTTTGGATAATAACAACATGGTTGGTTGCTCTCTGTGTGTAGCAGTCATCCACATGatttttcagccaatcagagagctggaGCTCAGGGCGTGTGACTCCTGAGAACACCGTTGTCGCCTCAGGACTGATAAGCAGCTGACAACTGAGCTGGACAAATTACGAacggctctgattggctgagggcCAGCAGGGTTCAGggataaaacagcagcacagtcctTCAacgcatcatcatcatcgtcatcatcaccatggcCTTCCTCTGGGTCGTCTCCTGCCTCGCCCTCATCAGCGCCGCCTATGGTGAGATGCAAAGTTTGAATGGGTTTTTAGATGGTTGGAAATGAGCAGCTCTGAACTGTGATTCCGAATCAACTCCGTTTGTGAATATTTGAATCTATAAAACATCAAGAAAATGAGTCCAAAGTAACGTCTTCAGATTGTGACTGAAAATCAACATGAGGTTTTTCTTCCCGGATGAAACTTTCTACATATTCAGTTCAGGCAGGTCAGACAGTAATAACACCAAAGGCTGCAGTTTGAACAGCTGAGCTTCATTTTCAGATAATTAGCTTCCTCAGGGCTCAGGAGGGTTTCATCCACGTCTTCTTCATGTCTTCCTCACGTGTCTGCAGTTCAGTCATGCTGAGTCACAGAGCATCACAGTGGCAATCAGCACAGAGCTGAGACAACAGGAAGGTTGAGGCCCAAACAGCACAGCGGTCTTTTAACATCTGTTTCCTGTTATCCTCTCAGGCTGCGGTACCCCAGCCATCCCCCCCCAGGTGAGCGGCTACGCCCGCATCGTCAATGGTGAGGAGGCGGTGCCTCACTCCTGGCCCTGgcaggtgtctctgcaggtgaGTCAGCTGACCTCAACAAACACTAACAGCTCATGGTgacgttgttgttgttcttcttcttctccttcttcttctccttcttcttcttcttcttcttcgtcttcttctgtgactgagttcagtttgtttttctctcagcaaTCCAACGGCTTCCACTTCTGTGGAGGATCTCTGATCAATGAGAACTGGGTGGTGACTGCCGCTCACTGCAACGTCAGGTCAGTTCAACGCAGCACGGCACAACTCTGCCTGTGGCTTTCAGCCCATTGGCTCCTTCTGAAGACGCAACAAACTCCTCACAAATACAAAGTTTCATGTTTAAGAGCTTCAGCTGTTAGACATAGAGGATCTGTAGGGACTAGATTCGGGGTGGATGAATCCACATGTGGTGCTttagtgagtgagtgagtgagtgtgtgtgtgtgtgtgtgtgtgtgtgtcagaataaactacagtgtgtgtgtgttcatgtgatgaAGGAAGAACAGTGAGGCTGATGAGTTTTcatggagctcagaggaagaagatccaTCGGGTGTGACTCataaacactgaactgttagcagttagcattcacTGCTGGTGTAATTTCATGGGACTTGATGACAAGACGAAAACCACCTTTTTACAGTGGTTTACATCATTTACAGCTGAACCGAACGATGTTCGATGAACACGTTCatgttttaaagaaacagacaaaacaggatgtTTCTTTATGTgatgtgtgatttgtgtgaacCGGCCCTTTAAAgccctgcttcctgtttcctgtcaggacCTACCACCGTGTGATTGCTGGAGAGCATAATAAGGGCTACGGCTCCAACGAAGACGTCCAGGTGCTGAAGCCTGCCAAGGTGAGAACCGCCCATCAGCCACTCAGCTGTCAGAACACGCCATTATCCGCCACCAACCTCTTCTCCTCCCCAGGTGTTCACCCACCCCCAGTGGAACCCCCGCACCATCAACAATGACATCACCCTCATCAAACTGGCCACCCCCGCCCGCCTGGGCACCAACGTGTCTCCCGTCTGTCTCGCTGAGTCCACCGACGTCTTCGCTGCTGGAATGACCTGTGTCACCTCTGGCTGGGGTCTGACCCGGTACAACGGTGAGACTTTCTCAAACGAGCTCCACTGTCCTCTTTGAAGAGCTCTTTGTGGTCTAAAAGGATTTACTCCAGACTCTAGaatacttttcatttgaaaggggaggaggaagcatgtttgagtgttttgtgTCTCCCATAGCTCCCAGTACTCCCAGCTTGTTGCAGCAGGCCGCCCTCCCCCTGCTGTCCAACCAGCAGTGCAAGAAACACTGGGGCAGCAACATTTCTGATGTCATGATCTGTGCTGGAGGAGCCGGAGCCACTTCCTGCATGGTGAGTTCCCACCTCCttacctgtctcacctgtctgatctgtctcacctgtcacacctgtctcacctgtcacacctgtctcactccttttccttttcctccttgtCCTTCTTGGTTGTTGATTTCgttgtttcttgtttttcagggCGACTCTGGCGGTCCTCTGGTCTGTCAGAAGGATGACGCCTGGACTCTGGTTGGTATCGTCTCCTGGGGAAGCAGCCGTTGCTCCACTTCCACTCCTGCCGTCTATGCCCGTGTCACCGAGCTCCGTGGCT of Chaetodon auriga isolate fChaAug3 chromosome 1, fChaAug3.hap1, whole genome shotgun sequence contains these proteins:
- the LOC143325746 gene encoding chymotrypsin B-like, whose translation is MAFLWVVSCLALISAAYGCGTPAIPPQVSGYARIVNGEEAVPHSWPWQVSLQQSNGFHFCGGSLINENWVVTAAHCNVRTYHRVIAGEHNKGYGSNEDVQVLKPAKVFTHPQWNPRTINNDITLIKLATPARLGTNVSPVCLAESTDVFAAGMTCVTSGWGLTRYNAPSTPSLLQQAALPLLSNQQCKKHWGSNISDVMICAGGAGATSCMGDSGGPLVCQKDDAWTLVGIVSWGSSRCSTSTPAVYARVTELRGWVDQILAAN